From a region of the Eulemur rufifrons isolate Redbay chromosome 7, OSU_ERuf_1, whole genome shotgun sequence genome:
- the AQP3 gene encoding aquaporin-3 isoform X1, with protein MGRQKELVSRCGEMLHIRYRLLRQALAECLGTLILVMFGCGSVAQVVLSRGTHGGFLTINLAFGFAVTLGILIAGQVSGAHLNPAVTFAMCFLAREPWIKLPIYALAQTLGAFLGAGIIFGLYYDAIWSFANNELIVSGPNGTAGIFATYPSGHLDMVNGFFDQFIGTAALIVCVLAIVDPYNNPVPRGLEAFTVGLVVLVIGTSMGFNSGYAVNPARDFGPRLFTAIAGWGSEVFTTGRHWWWVPIVSPLLGSIAGVFVYQLMIGCHLEQPPPSTEQENVKLAHVKHKEQV; from the exons ATGGGTCGACAGAAGGAGCTGGTGTCCCGCTGCGGGGAGATGCTCCACATCCGCTACCGGCTGCTCCGCCAGGCGCTGGCTGAGTGCCTGGGGACCCTCATCCTCGTG ATGTTTGGCTGTGGCTCCGTGGCCCAGGTTGTGCTCAGCCGAGGCACCCACGGTGGTTTCCTCACCATCAATCTGGCCTTTGGCTTTGCTGTCACCTTGGGCATCCTCATTGCTGGCCAGGTCTCTG GGGCCCACTTGAATCCTGCTGTGACCTTTGCCATGTGCTTCCTGGCTCGTGAGCCTTGGATCAAGCTGCCTATCTATGCCCTGGCTCAGACACTGGGAGCCTTCTTGGGTGCTGGGATCATTTTTGGGCTGTATTATG ATGCAATCTGGAGCTTCGCCAACAATGAGCTTATAGTCTCAGGCCCCAATGGCACAGCCGGCATCTTTGCCACCTACCCCTCTGGACACTTGGACATGGTCAATGGCTTCTTCGACCAG ttCATAGGCACAGCCGCCCTCATCGTGTGTGTGCTGGCCATCGTTGACCCCTACAACAACCCCGTCCCCCGTGGCCTGGAGGCTTTCACCGTGGGCCTGGTGGTCCTGGTCATTGGCACTTCCATGGGCTTCAACTCTGGCTACGCTGTCAACCCTGCCCGGGACTTCGGCCCCCGCCTTTTCACAGCCATCGCTGGCTGGGGCTCCGAAGTCTTCAC GACCGGCCGGCACTGGTGGTGGGTGCCCATTGTCTCTCCACTCCTGGGCTCCATCGCAGGCGTCTTTGTGTACCAGCTCATGATTGGCTGCCACCTGGAGCAGCCCCCACCCTCCACTGAGCAGGAGAATGTGAAGCTGGCCCATGTGAAGCACAAGGAGCAGGTCTGA
- the AQP3 gene encoding aquaporin-3 isoform X2, which translates to MGRQKELVSRCGEMLHIRYRLLRQALAECLGTLILVMFGCGSVAQVVLSRGTHGGFLTINLAFGFAVTLGILIAGQVSGAHLNPAVTFAMCFLAREPWIKLPIYALAQTLGAFLGAGIIFGLYYDAIWSFANNELIVSGPNGTAGIFATYPSGHLDMVNGFFDQDRPALVVGAHCLSTPGLHRRRLCVPAHDWLPPGAAPTLH; encoded by the exons ATGGGTCGACAGAAGGAGCTGGTGTCCCGCTGCGGGGAGATGCTCCACATCCGCTACCGGCTGCTCCGCCAGGCGCTGGCTGAGTGCCTGGGGACCCTCATCCTCGTG ATGTTTGGCTGTGGCTCCGTGGCCCAGGTTGTGCTCAGCCGAGGCACCCACGGTGGTTTCCTCACCATCAATCTGGCCTTTGGCTTTGCTGTCACCTTGGGCATCCTCATTGCTGGCCAGGTCTCTG GGGCCCACTTGAATCCTGCTGTGACCTTTGCCATGTGCTTCCTGGCTCGTGAGCCTTGGATCAAGCTGCCTATCTATGCCCTGGCTCAGACACTGGGAGCCTTCTTGGGTGCTGGGATCATTTTTGGGCTGTATTATG ATGCAATCTGGAGCTTCGCCAACAATGAGCTTATAGTCTCAGGCCCCAATGGCACAGCCGGCATCTTTGCCACCTACCCCTCTGGACACTTGGACATGGTCAATGGCTTCTTCGACCAG GACCGGCCGGCACTGGTGGTGGGTGCCCATTGTCTCTCCACTCCTGGGCTCCATCGCAGGCGTCTTTGTGTACCAGCTCATGATTGGCTGCCACCTGGAGCAGCCCCCACCCTCCACTGA